In Chryseobacterium oranimense, a single window of DNA contains:
- a CDS encoding T9SS type B sorting domain-containing protein — protein MKKILLTICTFLCLLFNAQLDTDHWFAPMASKSGMVGLQGYLYLSTNETTPFNVQIFNNNVLYTTVQVSKGNPAQISIPNNFLITDNQSDLFTPNSMGLNVKGPKKFFANYRFSVPNHAEIITSKGLAGLGKTFYVGLAPLTGIAAYVNSTIGITATVDNTTVVVSGYNPNVVFSDGTSSPTRTFTLNKGQSYIMDALSTASMNNLDGLIGAKIQASQPVSVTNGNCNGIYTSLNFTNNDILMDQAVPIERLGKEFVVVKGNGTILSEMETALVVATQNGTNITINGIPTGITLNEGQYYMVPSINYVQHGAGDNYNMSISANNNIYVYQLLAGVSSTTGGNEYATGGMNFIPPLSCFMPNKVDEIGFINQIGSQNFNARLNIITQTGATVTLNGNPVATANGPYPVNGNPNWVTYTVPNITGTVTVNSTKSVTAGIAAGSGAVGYGGYFAGFSSVPVISKTGDCYTGVLLQVDNSYDSYQWYLDGNLIPGATSYSIDPELYGTGNYTCSVAKSGCGSLLTDNYYHTKCPPITTTIYNIGSCNTKVITPAFTSSTQTIVPVNTSIISQPANGTAIVNPATGQITYTPNTGLTTDTTDSFVYYINGNGSPADFEYFKVEVNIDVLQTQNAAMSSCSDVNGNGIFNLTSAVLSPDTGTTVTYYTNSNLTGSITNPAAYSGPAGTVYTNVTSAFGCSRTAQITLTVNPSPNINTGNFNANLCDNDFDGIINVNFAAVTPQIVTNSANFTVKYYLVQADATAGNNNTLPINWTYTANTNVYVRVSANAGDCPPVFGQINFKIGNKITLITNSATADVCDTDLSGSEPANLNDYKNLFTTDPTVILSFYASLADAQAGINPISTTQNITSVHTYYVRFQNSSECPNTGVLKLTLKTPKKSGTLHDQVVCPDEKVILDAGPGFSSYLWSNGATTPSITVGIGNYHVDLGFNGCVYRQTVSVTTAEAPTITKIETSGSTATVYVTGGTPPYQYSLDGINYQTSNVFIGLSRGIHKVFVVGSDGCLPVTKEFLILNLVNAITPNGDGLNDVLNYSDLRIKQNVKIEVADRYGLSVYKSSDRNYIWDGKVNGRNLPTGTYWYVITWTEPDTKLPVSYSGWLLIKNRD, from the coding sequence ATGAAAAAAATTCTACTAACTATCTGTACTTTTCTTTGTTTATTATTCAATGCGCAGCTTGATACCGATCATTGGTTTGCACCGATGGCTTCAAAATCTGGAATGGTAGGGCTTCAGGGATATTTATATCTTTCAACGAACGAGACCACTCCGTTTAATGTTCAAATATTTAACAATAATGTACTTTATACAACAGTTCAGGTTAGTAAGGGAAATCCGGCTCAGATCAGTATTCCCAATAATTTTTTAATTACAGATAATCAATCAGATCTTTTTACCCCAAATTCGATGGGTTTAAATGTAAAGGGGCCTAAAAAATTCTTTGCCAATTACAGATTCTCTGTACCCAACCACGCTGAAATTATTACTTCAAAAGGTTTAGCGGGACTTGGAAAAACATTTTACGTAGGATTGGCTCCATTAACAGGTATAGCAGCTTATGTAAACTCCACAATAGGAATTACCGCAACTGTAGATAATACTACCGTAGTTGTTTCCGGCTACAATCCAAATGTAGTTTTTTCAGACGGAACTTCAAGCCCTACCAGGACTTTTACATTAAATAAAGGGCAATCTTATATTATGGATGCCCTAAGTACAGCTTCCATGAATAATCTTGACGGGTTGATTGGCGCAAAAATTCAGGCATCACAGCCTGTGTCTGTCACCAATGGAAATTGTAACGGAATTTATACCAGCTTAAATTTTACCAACAATGATATTCTGATGGATCAGGCAGTCCCTATTGAGAGATTAGGAAAAGAGTTCGTTGTCGTAAAAGGAAACGGAACAATCCTTTCTGAAATGGAAACCGCCTTAGTTGTTGCCACACAAAACGGTACTAACATTACCATCAATGGAATTCCTACAGGCATTACATTAAACGAAGGACAATATTACATGGTTCCTAGCATAAATTATGTACAGCATGGAGCGGGTGACAATTATAATATGAGCATTTCGGCTAATAACAATATTTATGTATATCAATTATTAGCAGGGGTTTCCAGCACAACAGGGGGCAATGAATATGCGACAGGCGGAATGAACTTTATTCCACCTTTAAGCTGCTTTATGCCAAATAAAGTGGATGAAATTGGTTTTATCAATCAGATTGGAAGTCAGAATTTTAATGCCAGATTAAATATTATTACTCAAACCGGAGCAACAGTTACTCTAAATGGGAATCCTGTTGCTACTGCAAACGGACCTTATCCTGTGAATGGAAATCCAAACTGGGTAACCTATACAGTCCCCAACATTACAGGCACTGTAACTGTGAATTCAACCAAGTCTGTAACTGCAGGAATTGCAGCAGGAAGTGGCGCAGTAGGTTATGGAGGATATTTTGCAGGATTCTCATCAGTTCCGGTAATTTCAAAAACAGGAGATTGTTATACAGGAGTTTTATTACAGGTGGATAACTCTTATGATTCTTATCAGTGGTATCTTGACGGAAATCTTATTCCAGGAGCTACATCTTATTCTATAGACCCTGAATTGTACGGAACAGGAAATTATACCTGCTCTGTTGCGAAAAGCGGTTGCGGGTCATTACTTACAGACAATTATTATCATACTAAATGCCCGCCAATTACAACAACGATTTATAATATTGGATCATGTAACACAAAAGTAATCACTCCTGCATTTACAAGTTCAACACAAACGATTGTTCCTGTCAATACAAGCATCATTTCGCAGCCTGCAAACGGTACGGCAATAGTAAATCCTGCAACAGGACAGATTACGTACACCCCTAATACCGGGCTTACAACAGACACAACGGATTCTTTTGTCTATTATATTAATGGAAATGGCAGTCCGGCCGATTTTGAATACTTCAAAGTGGAGGTGAATATTGATGTTCTTCAAACCCAGAATGCAGCTATGTCTTCATGCTCAGACGTCAACGGGAACGGGATCTTTAACCTTACCTCTGCCGTTTTAAGCCCTGATACAGGTACAACAGTAACCTATTATACAAACTCGAATTTAACAGGCTCAATCACAAACCCGGCCGCCTATTCAGGACCTGCAGGAACAGTTTACACTAATGTGACCTCAGCATTCGGATGTTCCAGGACAGCCCAGATTACATTAACAGTGAATCCTTCCCCTAATATAAATACCGGAAACTTCAATGCAAACCTTTGTGATAATGATTTTGACGGGATTATCAATGTAAACTTTGCTGCTGTAACACCACAGATTGTAACCAATTCTGCAAACTTCACCGTAAAATACTATCTTGTTCAGGCAGATGCAACTGCAGGAAACAACAACACTCTTCCTATAAACTGGACCTACACTGCCAATACTAATGTTTATGTTCGGGTTTCAGCCAACGCTGGCGACTGTCCTCCGGTATTCGGACAGATCAATTTTAAAATCGGAAATAAAATCACTTTAATAACCAACTCTGCAACAGCAGATGTCTGCGACACCGATCTCAGCGGATCTGAACCGGCCAATCTTAACGATTACAAGAATTTATTTACCACAGATCCTACAGTAATTCTTTCATTTTATGCTTCACTGGCTGATGCTCAGGCGGGAATAAATCCTATTTCTACTACACAAAATATTACTTCTGTTCATACCTATTATGTAAGATTTCAGAATAGTTCAGAGTGTCCTAATACAGGAGTTCTTAAGCTTACTTTAAAAACTCCTAAAAAGTCCGGCACCCTCCACGACCAGGTGGTGTGCCCAGATGAAAAAGTGATATTGGATGCAGGACCAGGATTCTCATCTTACCTGTGGAGCAACGGCGCTACAACGCCAAGCATCACAGTTGGAATTGGAAATTATCATGTTGACCTTGGGTTCAACGGATGTGTATATCGTCAGACTGTAAGTGTAACTACTGCTGAAGCTCCCACAATTACTAAAATTGAGACATCAGGTTCTACAGCAACGGTTTACGTAACCGGAGGAACACCTCCTTACCAATACTCTCTGGATGGAATTAACTATCAGACTTCCAATGTTTTCATCGGACTTTCGAGAGGAATACATAAGGTGTTTGTAGTGGGTTCAGACGGATGCCTGCCGGTGACCAAAGAATTTCTGATCCTGAATCTCGTTAATGCCATTACACCAAATGGTGACGGACTTAATGATGTTCTTAATTATTCTGATCTAAGGATCAAGCAGAATGTAAAAATAGAAGTGGCAGACCGCTACGGCTTATCTGTTTACAAATCATCCGACAGAAACTATATCTGGGACGGAAAAGTTAACGGAAGAAACCTTCCTACGGGAACCTATTGGTACGTAATCACATGGACTGAGCCAGATACGAAATTACCAGTTTCATATTCCGGATGGCTTTTAATTAAAAATCGTGATTAA
- the tsf gene encoding translation elongation factor Ts, with protein MSYTPAAADVAKLRNQTGAGMMDCKKALVEAEGDFEKAVDILRKKGQKVAANRADRESSEGAVIARVNEDNTLGVVISLNCETDFVAKNEAFIELAYELAEMAIFAATKEELLATDFHGLTVADKLIEQTGVIGEKIEIGAFERIEGPYLGAYIHAGNKIAAITALSAKVDGADEVAKAVSMQAAAMNPIALDETRVSQETIDKELEIERHKLTEEGKPANIIDNILKGKMQRFYKDNTLVHQDFIKDSSISVADYVKSVNADLKVTGFVRVSLA; from the coding sequence ATGTCTTATACACCAGCTGCTGCAGACGTAGCAAAATTAAGAAACCAAACAGGTGCAGGTATGATGGACTGCAAGAAAGCTTTAGTTGAAGCAGAAGGAGACTTCGAAAAAGCAGTAGACATCCTTAGAAAAAAAGGGCAGAAAGTTGCTGCAAACAGAGCTGACAGAGAATCTTCTGAAGGTGCAGTAATCGCTAGAGTAAACGAGGACAACACTTTAGGTGTGGTAATTTCTCTAAACTGCGAAACTGACTTCGTTGCTAAAAACGAAGCTTTCATCGAGCTTGCTTACGAATTAGCTGAAATGGCTATTTTCGCGGCTACTAAAGAAGAGCTTTTAGCTACAGATTTCCACGGACTTACTGTTGCTGATAAATTAATCGAGCAGACAGGAGTTATCGGTGAGAAAATCGAGATCGGAGCATTCGAAAGAATCGAAGGACCTTACCTTGGAGCTTACATCCACGCTGGAAACAAAATCGCTGCTATCACTGCCCTTTCTGCTAAGGTAGACGGAGCTGACGAAGTAGCTAAAGCTGTTTCTATGCAGGCTGCTGCAATGAACCCAATCGCTCTTGACGAAACCAGAGTTTCTCAGGAAACTATCGACAAAGAATTGGAAATCGAAAGACATAAACTTACTGAAGAAGGTAAGCCTGCAAACATTATCGACAATATCCTGAAAGGTAAAATGCAGAGATTCTACAAAGACAACACTTTGGTACACCAGGATTTCATCAAAGACAGCTCTATTTCTGTAGCTGACTATGTAAAATCTGTAAATGCAGACCTTAAAGTAACAGGTTTTGTAAGAGTAAGCTTAGCTTAA
- a CDS encoding DUF6759 domain-containing protein — MKKIFLLIFLCIFALGFSQKKKKSKSKAVVEKETVIIYTEQDAEASREARVIAGFLKQNPGHAKTDYFKRKLIEMIMADNSPEAKPTIKPISKEKIEKIVQNNELNSGKVIAANKTSADNKSTDKVNDAINALKEERLASVGSTGSAKTAGVSKTEPSEANKKTAAMLTHLFNNDMNKNEAYVNIKNRSSCNLVVKISGKKYYNLTVPAKGQNFILIDKGEYVLTTMVCDAKYSSIKKVTQDIEIALNVAD, encoded by the coding sequence ATGAAAAAAATCTTTCTACTTATATTTCTATGCATTTTTGCCTTAGGTTTCTCCCAAAAAAAGAAAAAATCGAAATCCAAGGCGGTCGTAGAAAAAGAAACGGTAATCATCTACACGGAGCAGGATGCTGAAGCTTCCAGAGAGGCCAGAGTGATTGCAGGTTTCCTGAAGCAGAATCCCGGACATGCCAAAACTGATTATTTTAAAAGAAAACTGATTGAAATGATTATGGCCGATAATTCTCCTGAAGCTAAACCTACCATTAAACCGATCAGTAAAGAAAAAATAGAAAAAATTGTTCAAAATAATGAGCTTAACAGCGGTAAAGTAATAGCAGCCAACAAAACATCTGCTGACAATAAAAGTACAGATAAAGTAAATGATGCTATAAATGCTTTGAAAGAAGAGAGATTGGCAAGCGTTGGTTCTACAGGTTCAGCCAAAACTGCCGGGGTTTCCAAAACGGAGCCCAGTGAAGCTAATAAAAAAACGGCAGCAATGCTTACGCATCTTTTCAATAATGATATGAATAAGAATGAGGCTTATGTTAATATCAAGAACAGATCAAGCTGTAACCTGGTTGTAAAGATAAGCGGAAAAAAATATTATAATTTGACCGTTCCCGCAAAAGGGCAGAATTTTATTCTGATAGATAAAGGAGAATATGTATTGACAACAATGGTGTGTGATGCCAAATATTCTTCAATAAAGAAAGTAACTCAGGATATTGAGATTGCACTCAACGTAGCTGATTAA
- a CDS encoding acetyl-CoA carboxylase carboxyltransferase subunit alpha — MEYLSFELPIKDLMDQLQTCSLVGEESGVDVKLACSQIEDKILEKKKEIYGNLTPWQRVQLSRHPDRPYTIDYINGMVDKGSFLELHGDRNFADDPAMIGGLATLDGQKIMIIGTQKGRTTKERQYRRFGMPNPEGYRKALRLMKLAEKFNIPVVTLVDTPGAYPGLEAEERGQGEAIARNIFEMVQLKTPIFTYIIGEGASGGALGIGVGNKVYMLENTWYTVIAPESCSSILWRNWDHKEDAANALNLTPTDALREKFIDGIIEEPLGGAQYDPEVAYLNLKHSILQNIKAFSKFSGQELETQRQEKFIAMGQFKG; from the coding sequence ATGGAATATTTAAGTTTCGAACTTCCTATAAAAGATCTGATGGATCAACTTCAGACTTGTTCTTTAGTAGGAGAAGAAAGTGGTGTTGATGTAAAATTAGCATGCAGCCAGATTGAGGATAAGATTTTGGAAAAGAAAAAAGAAATCTACGGAAATCTTACCCCTTGGCAGAGAGTACAACTATCCCGTCATCCGGATCGTCCCTATACAATTGACTATATCAATGGAATGGTAGATAAAGGAAGTTTCCTGGAACTTCACGGAGACAGAAATTTCGCAGACGACCCTGCAATGATTGGTGGTTTAGCTACATTGGATGGTCAGAAAATAATGATCATCGGAACCCAGAAAGGGAGAACAACCAAAGAAAGACAGTACAGAAGATTCGGAATGCCGAATCCTGAAGGATACAGAAAAGCTTTACGACTGATGAAGCTTGCTGAAAAATTCAACATTCCTGTGGTGACTTTAGTAGACACACCGGGAGCTTATCCGGGATTAGAAGCTGAAGAAAGAGGCCAGGGAGAGGCGATTGCCAGAAATATCTTCGAAATGGTTCAGCTTAAAACACCTATCTTCACCTATATCATCGGTGAAGGAGCAAGTGGCGGAGCATTGGGAATAGGCGTAGGGAACAAAGTATACATGCTTGAAAATACATGGTACACCGTAATTGCACCGGAAAGCTGCTCTTCTATTTTATGGAGAAACTGGGATCACAAGGAAGATGCAGCCAATGCATTAAACCTTACCCCGACAGATGCTTTAAGAGAAAAATTCATCGACGGTATTATTGAAGAACCCCTTGGAGGTGCTCAGTATGATCCTGAAGTAGCTTATCTGAACCTTAAGCATTCTATTTTACAGAACATTAAAGCTTTTTCAAAGTTCTCAGGACAGGAACTTGAAACCCAAAGGCAGGAGAAATTCATTGCAATGGGACAGTTTAAAGGATAA